From a single Staphylococcus epidermidis genomic region:
- a CDS encoding SdrD B-like domain-containing protein gives MKKRRQGPINKRVDFLSNKVNKYSIRKFTVGTASILVGATLMFGAADNEAKAAEDNQLESASKEEQKGSRDNENSKLNQVDLDNGSHSSEKTTNVNNATEVKKVEAPTVNEESIAETPKTSTTQQDSTEKNNPSLKDNLNSSSTTSKESKTDEHSTKQAQMSTNKSNLDTNDSPTQSEKTSSQANNDSTDNQSAPSKQLDSKPSEQKVYKTKFNDEPTQDVEHTTTKLKTPSVSTDSSVNDKQDYTRSAVASLGVDSNETEAITNAVRDNLDLKAASREQINEAIIAEALKKDFSNPDYGVDTPLALNTSQSKNSPHKSASPRMNLMSLAAEPNSGKNVNDKVKITNPTLSLNKSNNHANNVIWPTSNEQFNLKANYELDDSIKEGDTFTIKYGQYIRPGGLELPAIKTQLRSKDGSIVANGVYDKTTNTTTYTFTNYVDQYQNITGSFDLIATPKRETAIKDNQNYPMEVTIANEVVKKDFIVDYGNKKDNTTTAAVANVDNVNNKHNEVVYLNQNNQNPKYAKYFSTVKNGKFIPGEVKVYEVTDTNAMVDSFNPDLNSSNVKDVTSQFAPKVSADGTRVDINFARSMANGKKYIVTQAVRPTGTGNVYTEYWLTRDGTTNTNDFYRGTKSTTVSYLNGSSTAQGDNPTYSLGDYVWLDKNKNGVQDDDEKGLAGVYVTLKDSNNRELQRVTTDQSGHYQFDNLQNGTYTVEFAIPDNYTPSPANNSTNDAIDSDGERDGTRKVVVAKGTINNADNMTVDTGFYLTPKYNVGDYVWEDTNKDGIQDDNEKGISGVKVTLKNKNGDTIGTTTTDSNGKYEFTGLENGDYTIEFETPEGYTPTKQNSGSDEGKDSNGTKTTVTVKDADNKTIDSGFYKPTYNLGDYVWEDTNKDGIQDDNEKGISGVKVTLKNKNGDTIGTTTTDSNGKYEFTGLENGDYTIEFETPEGYTPTKQNSGSDEGKDSNGTKTTVTVKDADNKTIDSGFYKPTYNLGDYVWEDTNKDGIQDDSEKGISGVKVTLKDKNGNAIGTTTTDASGHYQFKGLENGSYTVEFETPSGYTPTKANSGQDITVDSNGITTTGVINGADNLTIDSGFYKTPKYSVGDYVWEDTNKDGIQDDNEKGISNVKVTLKNKNGDTIGTTTTDSNGKYEFTGLENGDYTIEFETPEGYTSTKQNSGSDEGKDSNGTKTTVTVKDADNKTIDSGFYKPTYNLGDYVWEDTNKDGIQDDSEKGISGVKVTLKDKNGNAIGTTTTDASGHYQFKGLENGSYTVEFETPSGYTPTKANSGQDITVDSNGITTTGVINGADNLTIDSGFYKTPKYSVGDYVWKDTNKDGIQDDNEKGISGVKVTLKDEKGNIISTTTTDENGKYQFDNLDSGNYIIHFEKPEGMTQTTANSGNDDEKDADGEDVRVTITDHDDFSIDNGYFDDDSDSDSDADSDSDSDSDSDSDSDSDSDSDSDADSDSDSDSDSDSDSDSDADSDSDSDSDSDSDSDSDSDSDSDSDSDSDSDSDSDADSDSDSDSDSDSDSDSDSDSDSDSDSDSDSDSDSDSDSDSDADSDSDSDSDSDADSDSDSDSDSDADSDSDSDSDSDADSDSDSDSDSDSDSDSDSDSDSDSDSDSDSDSDSDSDSDSDSDSDSDSDSDSDSDSDSDSDADSDSDSDSDSDADSDSDSDSDSDSDSDSDSDSDSDSDSDSDADSDSDSDSDSDSDSDSDSDSDSDSDSDSDSDSDSDADSDSDSDSDSDSDSDSDSDSDSDSDSDSDSDSDSDADSDSDSDSDSDADSDSDSDKNAKDKLPDTGANEDHDSKGTLLGTLFAGLGALLLGRRRKKDNKEK, from the coding sequence ATGAAAAAGAGAAGACAAGGACCAATTAACAAGAGAGTGGATTTTCTATCCAACAAGGTAAACAAGTACTCGATTAGGAAGTTCACAGTAGGTACAGCTTCAATACTCGTGGGTGCTACGTTAATGTTTGGTGCCGCAGACAATGAGGCTAAAGCGGCTGAAGACAATCAATTAGAATCAGCTTCAAAAGAAGAACAGAAAGGTAGTCGTGATAATGAAAACTCAAAACTTAATCAAGTCGATTTAGACAACGGATCACATAGTTCTGAGAAAACAACAAATGTAAACAATGCAACTGAAGTAAAAAAAGTTGAAGCACCAACTGTTAATGAGGAATCAATAGCTGAAACACCCAAAACCTCAACTACACAACAAGATTCGACTGAGAAGAATAATCCATCTTTAAAAGATAATTTAAATTCATCCTCAACGACATCTAAAGAAAGTAAAACAGACGAACATTCTACTAAGCAAGCTCAAATGTCTACTAATAAATCAAATTTAGACACAAATGACTCTCCAACTCAAAGTGAGAAAACTTCATCACAAGCAAATAACGACAGTACAGATAATCAGTCAGCACCTTCTAAACAATTAGATTCAAAACCATCAGAACAAAAAGTATATAAAACAAAATTTAATGATGAACCTACTCAAGATGTTGAACACACGACAACTAAATTAAAAACACCTTCTGTTTCAACAGATAGTTCAGTCAATGATAAGCAAGATTACACACGAAGTGCTGTAGCTAGTTTAGGTGTTGATTCTAATGAAACAGAAGCAATTACAAATGCAGTTAGAGATAATTTAGATTTAAAAGCTGCATCTAGAGAACAAATCAATGAAGCAATCATTGCTGAAGCACTAAAAAAAGACTTTTCTAACCCTGATTATGGTGTCGATACGCCATTAGCTCTAAACACATCTCAATCAAAAAATTCACCACATAAGAGTGCAAGTCCACGCATGAATTTAATGAGTTTAGCTGCTGAGCCTAATAGTGGTAAAAATGTGAATGATAAAGTTAAAATCACAAACCCTACGCTTTCACTTAATAAGAGTAATAATCACGCTAATAACGTAATATGGCCAACAAGTAACGAACAATTTAATTTAAAAGCAAATTATGAATTAGATGACAGCATAAAAGAGGGAGATACTTTTACTATTAAGTATGGTCAGTATATTAGACCGGGTGGTTTAGAACTTCCTGCAATAAAAACTCAACTACGTAGTAAGGATGGCTCTATTGTAGCTAATGGTGTATATGATAAAACTACAAATACGACGACTTATACATTTACTAACTATGTTGATCAATATCAAAATATTACAGGTAGTTTTGATTTAATTGCGACGCCTAAGAGGGAAACAGCAATTAAGGATAATCAGAATTATCCTATGGAAGTGACGATTGCTAACGAAGTAGTCAAAAAAGACTTCATTGTGGATTATGGTAATAAAAAGGACAATACAACTACAGCAGCGGTAGCAAATGTGGATAATGTAAATAATAAACATAACGAAGTTGTTTATCTAAACCAAAATAACCAAAACCCTAAATATGCTAAATATTTCTCAACAGTAAAAAATGGTAAATTTATACCAGGTGAAGTGAAAGTTTACGAAGTGACGGATACCAATGCGATGGTAGATAGCTTCAATCCTGATTTAAATAGTTCTAATGTAAAAGATGTGACAAGTCAATTTGCACCTAAAGTAAGTGCAGATGGTACTAGAGTTGATATCAATTTTGCTAGAAGTATGGCAAATGGTAAAAAGTATATTGTAACTCAAGCAGTGAGACCAACGGGAACTGGAAATGTTTATACCGAATATTGGTTAACAAGAGATGGTACTACCAATACAAATGATTTTTACCGTGGAACGAAGTCTACAACGGTGTCTTATCTCAATGGTTCTTCAACAGCACAAGGGGATAATCCTACATATAGTCTGGGTGACTATGTATGGTTAGATAAAAATAAAAACGGTGTTCAAGATGATGATGAGAAAGGTTTAGCAGGTGTTTATGTTACTCTTAAAGACAGTAACAATAGAGAATTGCAACGTGTAACTACTGATCAATCTGGACATTATCAGTTTGATAATTTACAAAATGGAACGTACACAGTCGAGTTTGCGATTCCTGATAATTACACGCCATCTCCCGCAAATAATTCTACAAATGATGCAATAGATTCAGATGGTGAACGTGATGGTACACGTAAAGTAGTTGTTGCCAAAGGAACAATTAATAATGCTGATAATATGACTGTAGATACTGGCTTTTATTTAACTCCTAAATACAATGTCGGAGATTATGTATGGGAAGATACAAATAAAGATGGTATCCAAGATGACAATGAAAAAGGAATTTCTGGTGTTAAAGTAACGTTAAAAAATAAAAATGGAGATACTATTGGCACAACGACAACAGATTCAAATGGTAAATATGAATTCACAGGTTTAGAGAACGGGGATTACACAATAGAATTTGAGACGCCGGAAGGCTACACACCGACTAAACAAAATTCGGGAAGTGACGAAGGTAAAGATTCAAACGGTACGAAAACAACAGTCACAGTCAAAGATGCAGATAATAAAACAATAGACTCAGGTTTCTACAAGCCAACATATAACTTAGGTGACTATGTATGGGAAGATACAAATAAAGATGGTATCCAAGATGACAATGAAAAAGGAATTTCTGGTGTTAAAGTAACGTTAAAAAATAAAAATGGAGATACTATTGGCACAACGACAACAGATTCAAATGGTAAATATGAATTCACAGGTTTAGAGAACGGGGATTACACAATAGAATTTGAGACGCCGGAAGGCTACACACCGACTAAACAAAATTCGGGAAGTGACGAAGGTAAAGATTCAAACGGTACGAAAACAACAGTCACAGTCAAAGATGCAGATAATAAAACAATAGACTCAGGTTTCTACAAGCCAACATATAACTTAGGTGACTATGTATGGGAAGATACAAATAAAGATGGTATTCAAGACGACAGTGAAAAAGGGATTTCTGGTGTCAAAGTGACGTTAAAAGATAAAAATGGAAATGCCATTGGCACAACGACAACAGACGCAAGTGGTCATTATCAATTTAAAGGATTAGAAAATGGAAGCTACACAGTCGAGTTTGAGACACCATCAGGTTATACACCGACAAAAGCGAATTCAGGTCAGGATATAACTGTAGACTCCAACGGTATAACAACAACAGGCGTCATTAACGGAGCTGATAATCTCACAATTGATAGTGGTTTCTACAAAACACCAAAATATAGTGTCGGAGATTATGTATGGGAAGATACAAATAAAGATGGTATCCAAGATGACAATGAAAAGGGAATTTCAAATGTCAAAGTGACGTTAAAAAATAAAAATGGAGATACCATTGGCACAACGACAACAGATTCAAATGGTAAATATGAATTCACAGGTTTAGAGAACGGGGATTACACAATAGAATTTGAGACGCCGGAAGGCTACACATCGACTAAACAAAATTCGGGAAGTGACGAAGGTAAAGATTCAAATGGTACGAAAACAACAGTCACAGTCAAAGATGCAGATAATAAAACAATAGACTCAGGTTTCTACAAGCCAACATATAACTTAGGTGACTATGTATGGGAAGATACAAATAAAGACGGTATTCAAGACGACAGTGAAAAAGGGATTTCTGGTGTCAAAGTGACGTTAAAAGATAAAAATGGAAATGCCATTGGCACAACGACAACAGACGCAAGTGGTCATTATCAATTTAAAGGATTAGAAAATGGAAGCTACACAGTCGAGTTTGAGACACCATCAGGTTATACACCGACAAAAGCGAATTCAGGTCAGGATATAACTGTAGACTCCAACGGTATAACAACAACAGGCGTCATTAACGGAGCTGATAATCTCACAATTGATAGTGGTTTCTACAAAACACCAAAATATAGTGTTGGAGATTATGTATGGAAAGATACAAATAAAGATGGTATCCAAGATGACAATGAAAAAGGAATTTCTGGTGTTAAAGTAACGTTAAAGGATGAAAAAGGAAATATAATTAGCACTACAACAACTGATGAAAATGGGAAGTATCAATTTGATAATTTAGATAGTGGTAATTACATTATTCATTTTGAGAAACCGGAAGGCATGACTCAAACTACAGCAAATTCTGGAAATGATGATGAAAAAGATGCTGATGGGGAAGATGTTCGTGTAACGATTACTGATCATGATGACTTTAGTATAGATAATGGTTATTTTGACGATGATTCAGATAGTGATTCGGACGCAGACAGTGACTCGGATTCAGACAGTGACTCGGATTCCGATAGTGACTCAGACTCAGACAGCGATTCGGACGCAGACAGTGACTCGGATTCCGATAGTGACTCAGACTCAGACAGCGATTCGGACGCAGACAGTGACTCGGATTCAGACAGTGACTCGGATTCCGATAGTGACTCAGACTCCGACAGTGATTCAGATTCAGACAGCGATTCGGACTCAGATAGTGACTCGGACGCAGACAGTGACTCGGATTCAGACAGTGACTCAGATTCCGATAGCGACTCGGATTCAGATAGTGATTCTGACTCAGACAGTGACTCAGATTCCGATAGCGACTCGGATTCAGATAGTGATTCCGACGCAGACAGCGATTCTGACTCAGATAGTGACTCAGACGCAGATAGTGATTCCGATTCCGATAGCGATTCGGATGCAGACAGCGACTCGGATTCAGATAGTGATTCCGACGCAGATAGTGACTCGGACTCAGATAGTGACTCCGATTCAGACAGTGATTCGGATTCCGATAGCGATTCGGATTCCGATAGTGACTCGGATTCAGACAGTGATTCGGACTCAGACAGCGACTCCGATTCAGATTCAGACAGTGACTCGGACTCAGATAGCGACTCGGATTCAGACAGTGACTCGGACGCAGACAGTGACTCCGATTCAGATAGTGATTCCGACGCAGACAGTGACTCGGATTCCGATAGTGACTCAGATTCAGACAGTGACTCCGACTCCGACAGTGATTCGGACTCAGATAGCGACTCAGACGCAGATAGTGATTCGGACTCAGACAGTGACTCGGATTCAGACAGCGACTCAGACTCTGACAGCGATTCGGATTCCGATAGCGATTCCGACTCAGACAGTGACTCAGACGCAGATAGTGATTCCGATTCAGACAGTGACTCGGATTCCGATAGTGACTCCGACTCCGACAGCGATTCGGACTCCGATAGTGACTCGGATTCAGACAGTGACTCGGACGCAGACAGCGACTCTGATTCCGATAGTGATTCAGACGCAGACAGTGACTCGGACTCTGATAAAAATGCAAAAGATAAATTACCTGATACAGGCGCTAATGAAGATCATGATTCTAAAGGCACATTACTTGGAACTTTATTTGCAGGTTTAGGAGCATTATTATTAGGAAGACGTCGTAAAAAAGATAATAAAGAAAAATAG